From Sardina pilchardus chromosome 9, fSarPil1.1, whole genome shotgun sequence, a single genomic window includes:
- the LOC134092118 gene encoding uncharacterized protein LOC134092118 yields the protein MRLSFDSRLLTNDEGTSQSKLDLPEILQQVKPSASILATNVHVEAASAVDKSILQYQEEVAAAGLVSEVLTESKLRYQQEVAAAGLVSEVLTESKLRYQQEVAAAGLVSEVLTESKLRYQREVAAAGLVSEVLTESKLRYQQEVAAAGLVSEVLTESVLRYQQEVAAAGLVSEVLTESVLRYQQEVAAAGLVSAQLDTNVQSKGAPFAKLYTGFHFMERPESLGCSLKVRKMPLLMTPIKKTLSELHQLVASLNGSAHDSAKDMKLREELCHGDRMNILSSFKTDEAGLAEIRDSAADSAPHVVFGLSAASSLGNLVESQGTSVRSPISKQDKLRLEAKSLPPAQAIKWLVLMERPLSLGPITLPAVKLENRLVQNPSAEVVVNDAPKGQSTSPYSEEGLYNGEVVIENVLEMQDLMERTESLVTPLNTAPDQDQDQYSFGPPVDISVYSESEWKGQTTKSIVIRKGYAVLSHSFGFLRRVKGDNYCALRASLYQALMHTTKPPCWLQQKSILLIPEQLESRYGLIKGWLFPDMCKHTGGIEKSVGLLKCYLRLLQNWWHAAAASHGVEGRRSVCEQLFQGGEDEFGVIEALKLLMLAHAVDLHTAKQRGDNLPIFCWLLFARDTSSSPRSYLANHLSQVGFSRGMEQVDMFLLSCAMRHTIKVYRLHMAETEEFISFYPDNSIQGRHCVCLLTEDDRHYDVAFGNPVCVEEDLSEESD from the exons ATGAGGCTGAG CTTTGACTCACGATTGCTCACCAATGATGAGGGCACTAGCCAGTCAAAACTAGACCTGCCAGAGATCTTGCAACAGGTGAAGCCTAGTGCATCCATACTTGCCACCAACGTCCATGTGGAGGCAGCTTCTGCTGTGGACAAGAGTATACTCCAATATCAAGAGGAGGtagctgctgcagggctggtgtcgGAAGTTTTGACCGAGAGCAAACTCCGATATCAACAGGAGGtagctgctgcagggctggtgtcgGAAGTTTTGACCGAGAGCAAACTCCGATATCAACAGGAGGtagctgctgcagggctggtgtcgGAAGTTTTGACCGAGAGCAAACTCCGATATCAACGGGAGGtagctgctgcagggctggtgtcAGAAGTTTTGACCGAGAGTAAACTCCGATATCAACAGGAGGTAGCTGCTGCAGGGTTGGTGTCAGAAGTTTTGACCGAGAGTGTCCTCCGATATCAACAGGAGGTAGCTGCTGCAGGGTTGGTGTCGGAAGTTTTGACCGAGAGCGTACTCCGATATCAACAGGAGGtagctgctgcagggctggtgtcAGCCCAACTGGATACGAATGTGCAGTCAAAGGGTGCTCCCTTTGCAAAGCTGTACACAGGTTTTCATTTCATGGAGAGGCCGGAGTCCTTGGGTTGCTCTCTCAAGGTCCGTAAGATGCCGCTGCTGATGACGCCAATTAAGAAGACACTTTCTGAGCTTCATCAGCTTGTTGCAAGCCTAAATGGTTCTGCACATGATTCAGCCAAGGACATGAAGCTCAGAGAGGAGCTTTGCCATGGTGATAGAATGAACATCCTCTCCTCATTTAAAACCGATGAAGCTGGATTGGCTGAGATTAG AGACTCTGCTGCAGACTCTGCCCCCCACGTGGTGTTTGGCCTGAGCGCGGCGTCTTCACTGGGCAACCTGGTGGAGTCACAGGGGACCTCAGTGAGATCCCCGATTTCCAAGCAGGATAAGCTACGCTTGGAGGCGAAGAGTCTACCCCCTGCACAGGCCATCAAATGGCTTGTGTTAATGGAGAGGCCATTGTCCCTGGGCCCCATCACCTTACCAGCTGTAAAGCTGGAGAACCGGCTGGTTCAGAATCCGTCAGCTGAGGTGGTGGTGAATGACGCTCCAAAGGGGCAGTCAACCTCTCCCTACAGTGAGGAGGGTCTGTATAATGGTGAGGTGGTAATTGAGAATGTGTTGGAGATGCAAGATCTCATGGAAAGGACCG AGTCTCTTGTCACTCCTCTCAATACAGCTCCAGATCAGGACCAGGACCAATACAGCTTTGGGCCGCCCGTGGACATTTCTGTTTACAGTGAGAGTGAATGGAAAGGGCAGACCACCAAGAGCATCGTCATCAGAAAA GGCTACGCTGTGCTCTCCCACAGCTTTGGATTCCTCCGGCGGGTCAAAGGTGACAACTACTGTGCCCTGCGAGCCTCCCTCTACCAGGCGCTGATGCACACCACCAAGCCTCCTTGCTGGCTGCAGCAGAAGAGCATCTTATTG ATCCCTGAACAGCTCGAGTCTCGGTATGGTCTGATTAAAGGCTGGCTGTTCCCtgacatgtgcaaacacacggGTGGGATCGAAAAGTCTGTGGGTCTGCTGAAATGCTATCTGCGCCTTCTCCAGAATTGG TGGCATGCTGCGGCAGCCTCCCATGGGGTCGAAGgtcgcaggagtgtgtgtgagcagctgttTCAGGGCGGAGAAGACGAGTTCGGTGTCATAGAGGCACTCAAGCTACTCATGCTAGCCCATGCCGTGGACTTGCATACAGCCAAACAGAGGGGCGACAACTTGCCAATTTTCTGCTGGCTGCTATTCGCCCGCGATACCTCCTCGTCCCCACGCTCGTACCTTGCCAACCACCTGAGTCAGGTTGGCTTCAGCAGAGGCATGGAGCAG GTAGACATGTTTCTCCTGAGTTGCGCAATGCGCCACACCATCAAGGTCTACCGCCTGCACATGGCCGAAACAGAGGAGTTCATCTCATTTTACCCAGATAACAGCATTCAGGGCAGGCACTGTGTCTGCCTGCTAACCGAGGACGACCGCCATTATGACGTGGCATTTGGCAACCCTGTCTGTGTTGAAGAGGACCTCTCTGAAGAATCTGACTGA